In Antechinus flavipes isolate AdamAnt ecotype Samford, QLD, Australia chromosome 3, AdamAnt_v2, whole genome shotgun sequence, a genomic segment contains:
- the LOC127555213 gene encoding serine-rich adhesin for platelets-like translates to MSLFLYPSFCLYILLSLFLSLSLSPCHCVSVSFCFSVSVSFSLCQRVFLFVFVSLSPSLCVNVSVCLGLSPSLCVNVSFCLSLCLCLLSLYVNVSFCLSLCLCLLSLHVNVSFCLSLCLCLLLSVSTSLSVSLSLSPCLCVNVSFCLSLCLCLLSVSTSLSVCLCVFVSFSLSLCQCLFLFVFVSLSPSLSLCQCLFLFVLVCLLLSVSTSLSVSLSLSPCLCVNVSFCLSLCLCLLSVSTSLSVCLCVSVSFSLSMSTSLYVSLSLSPSLCVNVSFCFSVSVSFSLCQRLFLFVFVSLSPSLSLCQCLFLFVFVSLSPSLCVNVSFCLSLCLCLLVSVSTSLSVCLCVSVSFSLCQYLFLFLCLCLLLSVSVSVSLSVSVSIPLSISLSVCVNVSFCFSFCLFQCLFLFLCLFVCLLVSQCLCFLSVILMRINLSPMHITHKSIYPALISLMGFSSTLLSIGQYKFDIPRIHVKPNI, encoded by the exons atgtctttgtttctttatccatcattctgtctctatatttTACTGtccctgtttttgtctctgtctctgtctccttgtcaTTGTGTcagtgtctctttctgtttctctgtctctgtctccttctctctgtgtcaacgtgtctttctgtttgtctttgtgtctctgtctccttctctctgtgtcaatgtctctgtttgtcttggtctgtctccttctctctgtgtcaacgtctctttctgtttgtctttgtgtctctgtctcctctctctctatgtcaacgtctctttctgtttgtctttgtgtctctgtctcctctctctccatgtcaatgtctctttctgtttgtctttgtgtctctgtctccttctctctgtgtcaacgtctctttctgtttctctgtctctgtctccttgtctctgtgtcaacgtctctttctgtttgtctttgtgtctctgtctcctctctgtgtcaacgtctctttctgtttgtctttgtgtctttgtctccttctctctctctctatgtcaatgtctctttctgtttgtctttgtgtctctgtctccttctctctctctat gtcaatgtctctttctgtttgtcttggtctgtctccttctctctgtgtcaacgtctctttctgtttctctgtctctgtctccttgtctctgtgtcaacgtctctttctgtttgtctttgtgtctctgtctcctctctgtgtcaacgtctctttctgtttgtctttgtgtctctgtctccttctctctctctatgtcaacgtctctttatgtttctctgtctctgtctccttctctctgtgtcaacgtctctttctgtttctctgtctcggtctccttctctctgtgtcaacgtctctttctgtttgtctttgtgtctctgtctccttctctctctctatgtcaatgtctctttctgtttgtctttgtgtctctgtctccttctctctgtgtcaatgtctctttctgtttgtctttgtgtctctgtctccttgtctctgtgtcaacgtctctttctgtttgtctttgtgtctctgtctccttctctctgtgtcaatatctctttctgtttctctgtctctgtctccttctctctgtgtcagtgtctgtttctctgtctgtctctgtgtcaatccctctttctatttctctttctgtctgtgtcaatgtctctttctgtttttctttctgtctgtttcaatgtctctttctctttctctgtctttttgtctgtctccttgtctctcaatgtctctgttttctttctgtaattctcatgagaattaatCTATCACCTATGCATATTACTCACAAATCTATATATCCTGCTTTAATTTCTCTCATGGGCTTCAGTTCCACACTATTATCTATTGGACAATACAAATTTGATATACCAAGGATACATGTCAAGCCCAACATTTAG